The genome window GCCGACCGCGCCGACGCTGAGGACGACGGCACCGATCGAGCCGACGTACCGGGGTCCGACACGGTCGGCGAGGACGCCGGTCGGAATCTGGATGGCGGCGTAGATGAGGAAAAACGACGCATGAAGGGTTCCTAACTGCGCCGCCGTCGTCTCGAAGTCGGTCGTCAACCGGTCGGAGAGGACGGCCGTCGAAAGTCGGTGGAGGTTGACCAACAAGAAGACGGTCGCGAGGGCAGCCCACGCGAGCCACCGTCGTTTCGTCGGATCCGACAGGACGTTCACGCTCGCCACGTTTTCCGGGTGTTGTCCTAAGCGTTTTGGCACCAGTTGACACTGAGAGATCGTTCCCGATGACGCCGGGTCCGTCCGCCCACGTCGTTCACAACAGGAGCGTTCGTCGACGGTCGCAACCGCGCTGCGCTCTCCTTCGACGAACAACGACCGTTGCAGCCGCTATCGACGGGGTGTCATGAAAAGTCGAACGTCCTTCGAAACCGGTCGAAGTTAGATTCGGCCGACGTTCTCGACGCCGACGCTTTCGACGCCCTCGACGTCCGTGAAGCTTTCCTCGACGGTTTCCGTTCCGCCGGAGCCGTCGGGAACGATCACGGTCGGGTAGAGCGCGACGAGGCCGAACGCGACTTCCTCACGCTCGACGCCGTTGATCTTCGCACCCTCGGGGAGGGCGCTCTCGAGACGCTCCTGGAGCGCGTCGAGGTCGATTTCGGGGCTGGACGGCATGACCTTGATTTTGGCAGCTACTTTTCCCATGGTCTGAGCTTATGGTCCAGTGAATCCGCAGTCGGTGCACTCATAGAGGTTGCTCTGCTTCCGGCACTTGGCACAGCGGTAGATCTGAACGCCACAGTCGGGACACTTGAACGCGGCCGCGTTCGTCCCTGCGATGTTGAGACCGCAGGACACGCACGAGCGCGACTGTCGGTCATCCGTCGTACTCATACCCCTTCTTTTCCGCCGGTCGTTTTTAACGGTTGCCTTTCGCCCCCTCGTCGACAGACCGTAAACGGCCGCGGACCAGACGGCGTCGAGTACGTTGCCGGTGGTTCCTGCGAGCCATGACGCCGATCACGACCGAGATTCGGTGTCTCTCTTACCACGAGCCGGCAGTGTTTTCTGGGTCAGAAAACGCTGTTGTAGAGCTTTTACTATCCAGATAGTCAGTCAACCTGCGGCCTGCCAGCCGGTGACAGTGCCCGATCGCCGGGTGGGCCGTGCCTCTGACACTTCATTTCCGACCGCTCGAGCGTCCAGCGACCGGCCTCAGACTCGAGCGCCGACCCACACCGGTCGGTCGGACTCGAATCCGAGACCGACGGTCGAACTCAACATTCAAACCGGATCGACGCGAACGTCCGGTGAATGCGCCTCGACGACTACATCGAGGAGCTCGAGCCCGACGAGGAGGCCGAGCGACGACGCCTCGCAAAGGAGAAATCCTACGCGATCACGGACCACATAGCGGATTTCGAGCGGCGGTTCGACGACGCGTTGAGCGGCGATACGCTCGTGGGCTCGACGTCGCCGTCCATCTTCGTCGGGCGGTCGAGCTACCCGGATATCCCCGTTGGACTCCTCTCGCCCGTGGGCGACGAAGCCGCCGCGTCGGAGTACGTCACCGACGGCTCGTGGTACCAGCAGGGCTACGGCATCGGCGACGTCCTCCAGCGCCGGACCGGACTGTTGAACTCGAGCAAACGGGCCGACGTCGACTCACCCTCGATCGCGAGCCGGTTGACGCCGAACGTCCACGACGCCTGGGACGGCTTCGTCGGGGTCCAACGCGAGGTCGCCATCGCCGGTCGCCCCGTCGACCTCGAGATCGGGCTCGACGGGACGCCCGACCTCGGGCTCGACCCGGGAACCGACGTCGCGACGCCCCGCGGCCCACGAGCCAACGCGCGAAACGCCGAGCTTCGGGAGAACCCCTACGTTCCCAAACCGGTCAAGAAGACGCTCGAGGACGACGACTGGCAGGCCCAGGGCGCGATGACGTACCTCTATCGCCGGGGCTTCGACGTCTACGAGATCAACTCGATCCTCTCGGCGGGCGCGCTCGGCGAGGCGACACAGCGTCGGCTCGTCCCGACCCGGTGGTCGATCACCGCCGTCGACGACACCGTCGGGAAGTTCCTCCGTGGGCGTATCAGAAACGAACCGAGCGTCGACGAGGTACAGGTGTGGGCCAACGAGTACATGGGCAACCGGTACTGGGTGATTCTCGCCCCCGGGAGCTGGGAGTTCGAACTCGTCGAGATGAAAGCCCCCGGCAGCATCTGGAACCCGAACCCCGAAGGCGACATCTGGCTCCAGAGCGCGAGCGAGGGCTACGAGGGCCGCTCGAGTTACGTCGAGGAAACCGCCGGCGCGTACTACGCGGCCAGACTGGCCGTCTTAGAGCATCTCGAGTCGATCGGCCGACAGGCGAAGTGTCTCGTCCTTCGGGAGGTCAGCGACGACTACTGGGCACCCGTCGGCGTCTGGCAGGTCCGTGAAAGCATCCGTAACGCCTTCGATGGAACCTACGGCGAGGCGGAGACGTTCCACGGGGCGGTCGAGGAGATTGCGACCCAGCTACCGATTTCTATCGAGCGCCTGCGACGAAAGTCCGAACTCGCCGCTGGCGTCCAGTCGAATCTGGACGCGTTCGCGCGTCGAACTTGATCGACTATCGGAAACCCTTTCGGCCGTAGCATCCGTTCGAACGAGTAATGAGCATCGCTGCGATTCCGGCCGACGTGGTCACGATCCTGGCCGCACTGTTCTTGTTGCTCGGGGTGCCAGCGATCCTGTTCGCCGTAGTCTTGCTCTATACGGGCTACGTTCGCTACGACGCCGAACAGTACCTCGAGGCGCTCGAGGAACTCGAGGACGAAGACGAACAGCACGCGCCCGAAGAGTCCGAGAACCGATAGTTGGGCGCCACCCCTCAGAGCGATGCGGAGGCGGCGTAAGCCACGTAGAGCTGGCCGATACCGGCCAAAATCATGACGACGCCGGCGAGCTGCTGGAGGCGGCCGCTGTAGGCTGCATACCGACTCGCACCCGCGAGCAGTCCCATTCCGGTCGCGACCGTCAGCGAGAGCATCAACAGCGCGATGCCGCCGACGTAGGTGCCGAGTACGAGCGCCGCCTCGCCCGGCGGGAACGACAGCGCCTGGACGCCAACCGTCACGAAGATGGGGGCAACACAGCCCGCCGAGGCGACGGCGTAGCCCGCACCGAAGATACCGAAGCCGAGCACGCTCGAGCGTCGCTGGGGGAGCGCGACCGACAGTGAGGGTGCTTTTCCGGCCAGGATGAGGACCCCAAACGCGACGAGGACGAGGCCGACCACTGGCTCGAGGACGAGCAGGTTCTCGAACGCCTGATGGCCGATCCAGAACGTCACGCCGAGTAGCGCAGAGAGAGTGACGACGACGCCCGCAGCCGCGACCGTACCGCGGACGACGGTCCCGCCGAGGCTCGGATCGTCGGTCTGACTCGTATAGAAGCCGACATAGCCCGGCAACAGGGCATACGCACACGGTGAAAAGAACGTCGCGACCCCGGCGGTGGCGGCGAACCCCATCGCAGCGAGGACCTCTGGACCGAGCATGATCAGGCGTCGGTGTGTTCGGCGGCGTCCTCGAGTGCGCCCTCGATGCCGGAGACGAGTTCGTCTGTCGTGGCGGTTCCCGTATGCTCCCACCAGACGCGTCCGGCAGTGTCGACGACGGCGGTCTTCGGATAGGGGATGCCGTCGTAGGCGACGCTCAGTTCCGAGCCGCTGTCGTGGGCGACCGTCCAGTCGCCACCATGGTCTTCGAACCACTCGACCACCGCGGATTCGGGGACGTTGTCGCCGACGGGTTCGGCCGTGACCGACACGAAGTTGATCGGTTCCGCCTCGAGCGTCGTCGCCGCCTCCGCGAGGTTGGGCATCTTCTCGGCACAGCTCTCACAGGTCGTCGCGAAGAACGTCAGCACGGTCGCCTCCTCGTCGTCGGGGACGGTACGCGTCCCGGCCTCGCTGCCTCGAGCCTCGATCGCCTCGATCTCGATGGGGTCGTTTCCCTCAGGGAGGTCGTCGTCGAACAGCGAGGGGCCATCCGTGAGGGCGACCGCACCACCGCCGAGGAGCAAGCCGCCGCCGAGCAGTCCAGCCACGAGTTCTCGTCGTCGCATCGTTATTCTCCAACGACCGTGCGCAGGTCCTCGATTATCTGGTCCGTTGGCTGGTCGGTCGCTCCCGGATAAGACCGCTCGACGATGCCGTCTTCGTTGACCAGGAAGATGACGTAGAAGTGCGTCCCGTCTGTCGGCTCCGACCCGTCACCGTGGTCCTCGTGGTCGTGTTCGTCATCGTCGTGGTCGTCGTCTCCGTGCTCGTGTTCCTCACCGTCGTGATCGTGGTCGGCTCCGTCCTCGGAATCGTGATCGTCGCCGTCCTCGTGGTTGTGGTCGCCATCTTCGTCACCGTGGTCTTCGTGATCCTCGAGATGGACTGGGACGCCGAAGTCCCCTGCGACGAGGTCGTAGGCGACGTCGTTGTCTTCGGGTCGAAGCACGTGCCAGTTGTCCGTACTCGGGTCGAAACCGACGTTTTCGGCTTCCTGCTCGAGCACCTCCGGCGTGTCGTAGTCGGGATCGAACGTGATCGCGACGAACGCAGCGTCGTCCTCGTAGCCTTCGGCTTGGGCGTCCTGGGCGGCGGCGTTGAGCATCTGCAGGAGTGCCGGACAGAGTCCATCCGGACAGGAGGTGAAAACGAACGTCATAAGCATCGCCTGCTCACCACGAAACTGCTCGTCGGTGACCGGTTCCTCGGTGAACGCATCAGGAACGCTAAAGGACGGCAGTTCGTCACCATAGGTCGGGTGGGACGACTCGCTCAGGTCCTGTTCCGGCGGACCGAGGACGGTTCCGTCAGCCCCACTCTGGAGAACTCCGTCGAGACAGCCAGCGACGCCCACGAGTCCTGCTGCGCTGGCTGCCTGTAGATACGTCCGCCTGTTCATATGCGTCCGTTCGGCTGGACGAGGAAAAGACGATTGGTTCGTTCGCCGAACCGAGTCACGCTCGGCGCTCGACGGGTCGGAACACCGACGATTTGGCGCTCGTCCATCCATCGGCTCGGTCACCCCTCGATGGTCCCCGACAGCACCTTCGCGGCCGTCAGAACCGGGTCCCAGACGGGGCTGAACGGTGGAGCGTACGCGAGGTCCAGTGACTCGAGTTCCCCAACGGTCAGCCCGGTGTCGACTGCCGTGGCCACCGTATCGATTCGCTTGGCACCGTCGCGGCCGACGAGACTCGCTCCAAGGACGCGTTTGGAGTCGCGGTCGGCGACCAGCGTGACGGTGAGGTCGGTGGCACCCGGATAGTAGTGTGGACGCGTCGGCACCTGAACAGTCACGGAGACAGGGTCGAACCCGGCCTCGAGCGCCCGGTCCTCGTCGATCACGCCGGTCCGGGCCGCACCCAGCTCGAACGCTTTGACGATCGCCGTCCCGGCGGTGCCGCCGGTCGGCGTCGGGTCACCCGTCACCGTCGATCCGATCGCTCGACCGGCGCGATTGGCCGTAAGCGCGAGCGGGACGTGGTCGGGCTCGCCGGTAACGACGTTCGTCGCTTCGGCGCAGTCGCCCGCCGCGTAGACGTCCTCGTCGTTCGTCCGGCCGTATTCGTCGGTCGCGATGGCTCCCGTCGGACCGAGTTCGATTCCCGCTTTCTCGGCGAGGTCGACGTTCGGTGTGACGCCAACGCCGACGACGACGAGGTCAGCCGCCACTGTCTCCGCCTCGAGTTCGACCGTCTCGACGCGGCCGTCACCCGCAAAGCCCTGGACGGCCGTCTCGAGGTGGAGATCGACCCCCTGGTCTCGAAGGTGGTCCTCGACGATCTCGGCGGTCTGTTCGCCGAACGGCTGGAGGGTGCGGGGAAGCATCTCGAAGATCGAGACGTCGACGCCGCGTTCGGTGAGCGCTTCGGCCATCTCGATCCCGACGTAGCCACCGCCGACGATCGCCGCGCGCTCGGGTTCGCGGTCGGTCACGAAGGACTCGATCGCGTCGGCTTCGTCCATGCTCCGGAGCGTGTAGACGCCCTCGAGCTCGAGGCCGTCGAACGGCGGTTCGACTGCGCGGGCGCCGGTGCCGATCAATACGCTTCCGTACGGTTGCTCGAACTGCTCGCCGTCAGCCTCGACGGTGACGGTCTTTTCCTCGCGATCGATCGCAATGACCTCGTGGCCCGTTCGCAGGTCGACGTCGCGGTCCTCGCGAAACTCCTCGGGAGTCACTGCGACGAGATCCTCGAGGTCTTCGACGGTTCCTTTCACGTAATATGGCATCCCGCAGGCCGCATACGAGACCCACTCACCGCGCTCGAAGACGATCACGTCTAGCTCCGGGTCGGCTCGTTTGGCCTTGCTCGCGGCACTCATTCCTGCTGCGTCGCCGCCGACGATGACGAATGGGTCGTCCATGACACTCGATACGTCGAGCCCAGAGTAAAGTATTTCGCAGAAAACCCAATATTAAGAATACTGGTTCGGATGCCGAACTCGGGGCAGCTCCAGCACTGAATCCTGGTCTGTCACACTCTCGAGACGTACAAACTCATCGTCACAAGAACAGGTCGTTCGTTGGCCACTCCGTCCCGGCTCAGATGAGCAACTGAACGTCCGACTCGGCCATGTGCTGCAGTGCCGTCGCAGCGCCGACGCCGGTCGTCACGCCGTCGTAGAAGTCGGCTTCGTCGTAGTCCATCAGTTCGATGGTCATCTGACACGCCTGGAGGTCGACGCCCTGTGCGAGCGAGAGATCGATGAGTTCCTCGATGGTGGCCGTGTCGTTTTCGTCGATCTTCTTGCGCATCATCTTCGTGGCCATCGCGTCCATCCCCGGGAGCGCGGCGACCGCGTTCGGCATCGGCATGTTGGGGTTGCCGACGGCGCTCAGTTTGAGGTTCTTGGAGTTGTTCTCGTGAAGGATGTCCAGTCCCCAGAACGTGTGGAAGACGACGACCTCCCAGTCGAAGGCGGCCGCCGTACTCGCAAGGATCAGCGGCGGGTACGCCATGTCGAGCGTGCCCTTGGTGGCGATGATCGTCATCTTCTTCCCGCCGGTATCGTCGTCCGCGTCGGCGATCGACTCCTCGAGTTCGGCGACACGCTCTCGGAGCGCCTGGAGCTCTGTGGCGTCTCCCTCCTCGTCGATCGACGGGTGGCTGTCCGTGCTCATGTCAGTCCGTCTTCTTCACGTAGTGCGTGTAGATGTCGTCTCCGTCGACCTGCTCGAGTAGCTCGACGCCGTCGGTCCCTTTGGCCCACCCCTGAATGTCACTCATGCTGCCCGAGTCGGTCGCGACGACTTCGAGTACGTCGCCGGCCTCGAGGTCGTCGATCGCTTGTTTCGTTTTGACGACGGGCATTGGGCAGGACTG of Natrarchaeobaculum sulfurireducens contains these proteins:
- a CDS encoding elongation factor 1-beta; translation: MGKVAAKIKVMPSSPEIDLDALQERLESALPEGAKINGVEREEVAFGLVALYPTVIVPDGSGGTETVEESFTDVEGVESVGVENVGRI
- a CDS encoding HVO_2753 family zinc finger protein, which produces MSTTDDRQSRSCVSCGLNIAGTNAAAFKCPDCGVQIYRCAKCRKQSNLYECTDCGFTGP
- the nreA gene encoding DNA repair protein NreA is translated as MRLDDYIEELEPDEEAERRRLAKEKSYAITDHIADFERRFDDALSGDTLVGSTSPSIFVGRSSYPDIPVGLLSPVGDEAAASEYVTDGSWYQQGYGIGDVLQRRTGLLNSSKRADVDSPSIASRLTPNVHDAWDGFVGVQREVAIAGRPVDLEIGLDGTPDLGLDPGTDVATPRGPRANARNAELRENPYVPKPVKKTLEDDDWQAQGAMTYLYRRGFDVYEINSILSAGALGEATQRRLVPTRWSITAVDDTVGKFLRGRIRNEPSVDEVQVWANEYMGNRYWVILAPGSWEFELVEMKAPGSIWNPNPEGDIWLQSASEGYEGRSSYVEETAGAYYAARLAVLEHLESIGRQAKCLVLREVSDDYWAPVGVWQVRESIRNAFDGTYGEAETFHGAVEEIATQLPISIERLRRKSELAAGVQSNLDAFARRT
- a CDS encoding cytochrome c biogenesis CcdA family protein, producing the protein MLGPEVLAAMGFAATAGVATFFSPCAYALLPGYVGFYTSQTDDPSLGGTVVRGTVAAAGVVVTLSALLGVTFWIGHQAFENLLVLEPVVGLVLVAFGVLILAGKAPSLSVALPQRRSSVLGFGIFGAGYAVASAGCVAPIFVTVGVQALSFPPGEAALVLGTYVGGIALLMLSLTVATGMGLLAGASRYAAYSGRLQQLAGVVMILAGIGQLYVAYAASASL
- a CDS encoding TlpA disulfide reductase family protein — translated: MRRRELVAGLLGGGLLLGGGAVALTDGPSLFDDDLPEGNDPIEIEAIEARGSEAGTRTVPDDEEATVLTFFATTCESCAEKMPNLAEAATTLEAEPINFVSVTAEPVGDNVPESAVVEWFEDHGGDWTVAHDSGSELSVAYDGIPYPKTAVVDTAGRVWWEHTGTATTDELVSGIEGALEDAAEHTDA
- a CDS encoding SCO family protein, translated to MNRRTYLQAASAAGLVGVAGCLDGVLQSGADGTVLGPPEQDLSESSHPTYGDELPSFSVPDAFTEEPVTDEQFRGEQAMLMTFVFTSCPDGLCPALLQMLNAAAQDAQAEGYEDDAAFVAITFDPDYDTPEVLEQEAENVGFDPSTDNWHVLRPEDNDVAYDLVAGDFGVPVHLEDHEDHGDEDGDHNHEDGDDHDSEDGADHDHDGEEHEHGDDDHDDDEHDHEDHGDGSEPTDGTHFYVIFLVNEDGIVERSYPGATDQPTDQIIEDLRTVVGE
- a CDS encoding FAD-dependent oxidoreductase, which produces MDDPFVIVGGDAAGMSAASKAKRADPELDVIVFERGEWVSYAACGMPYYVKGTVEDLEDLVAVTPEEFREDRDVDLRTGHEVIAIDREEKTVTVEADGEQFEQPYGSVLIGTGARAVEPPFDGLELEGVYTLRSMDEADAIESFVTDREPERAAIVGGGYVGIEMAEALTERGVDVSIFEMLPRTLQPFGEQTAEIVEDHLRDQGVDLHLETAVQGFAGDGRVETVELEAETVAADLVVVGVGVTPNVDLAEKAGIELGPTGAIATDEYGRTNDEDVYAAGDCAEATNVVTGEPDHVPLALTANRAGRAIGSTVTGDPTPTGGTAGTAIVKAFELGAARTGVIDEDRALEAGFDPVSVTVQVPTRPHYYPGATDLTVTLVADRDSKRVLGASLVGRDGAKRIDTVATAVDTGLTVGELESLDLAYAPPFSPVWDPVLTAAKVLSGTIEG
- a CDS encoding DsrE/DsrF/DrsH-like family protein — its product is MSTDSHPSIDEEGDATELQALRERVAELEESIADADDDTGGKKMTIIATKGTLDMAYPPLILASTAAAFDWEVVVFHTFWGLDILHENNSKNLKLSAVGNPNMPMPNAVAALPGMDAMATKMMRKKIDENDTATIEELIDLSLAQGVDLQACQMTIELMDYDEADFYDGVTTGVGAATALQHMAESDVQLLI
- a CDS encoding sulfurtransferase TusA family protein, with amino-acid sequence MSSEYDTTETLDVKGQSCPMPVVKTKQAIDDLEAGDVLEVVATDSGSMSDIQGWAKGTDGVELLEQVDGDDIYTHYVKKTD